GCGAGGGTCACGATGAACGGCTGGATCTCGAAAACGTGGATCACGTACCCCATCGCGGCGCCGAACAGCGTCCCGACGAGCAGGACGAGCAGGATCACCGCCGGGCCCGGCAGGCCCAGCCGGGACGTCCCGACCGCGCACAGCATCCCCGACAGGGCGACGACCGACCCGACCGACAGGTCGATGCCCCCGCTGAGGATGACGAACGTCATGCCGATCGCGACGGCCAGGAGGAACGCGTTGTCGATGAACAGGTCGGCGAAGACCTGCCCGGTGCCGAAGTTCTCGTACCGCAGCGCCCCGGCGGCGAACGCGGCGGCGAACAGGCCGAGCGTCACGAGGACCGGGACGTGCCGGCGGCGCACCGCCGGCAGGGCGAGCGCGGTGGTCATGCGGAGACCTCGACTCTCTTGTCCAGGGACGGCGGGTCCGTGGGCGGCGGGACGGGGCCCCCGGCGCGGCGGCGGGCGACCTTGGCGCGGAAGGCCGGGGACTGCAGCAGGCACACGAGCGTGACGACGACGGCCTCGAACACCAGCGTGGTGCGCGGCGGGATCCCGGCCGTGTAGATCGTCGTGTTGAGGGTCTGGATGATGAGCGCGCCGACGACGGTGCCCGCGACGGAGAACCGCCCGCCGGTGAGCGCGGTGCCGCCGAGCACCACCGCGAGGATCGCGTCGAGCTCGATCCACAGCCCGGCGTTGTTGCCGTCGGCGGCGGACACGTCCGAGGAGATCATCCACCCGGCGACGCCCGCGCACACGGCGCAGAAGACGTAGCCGAGCACGATCAGCCCGGACGCGCGGATGCCGACGAGCCGGGACGCCTCGGCGTTGCCGCCGACCGACTCCAGCAGCATCCCGAGCGCGGTCCGGCGGGCCAGCACGGCCGCGGCGGCCACCGAGGCCAGCACGATGAGGACCGCGACGGGCAGCCCCAGCAGGTGGCCGCCGCCGATCTCCCGGTAGCCGGAGTCCCGGTCGATCGTGATGATCTGCCCGCCGGTGATCAGCTGGGCGATGCCGCGCCCGCCGACCATGAGGATGAGCGTCGCGATGATCGGCTGGATGCGCAGCCGGGTGACGAGCAGCCCGTTCCACAGCCCGAGCCCCAGGCACAGGGCCAGGCTGAGCGCGAGCGCGACGGCCACGCCGTGCCCCTCGCTGATCAGGTAGCACGCCATCGCCCCGCTGATCGCGACCACCGAGCCCACCGACAGGTCGATGCCGCCGGTGGCGATGACCATCGTCATGCCGAGCGACACCATGATCAGCGGCGCGCCGAACCGGAGGATGTCGATCAGGCTGCCGTACAGGTGGCCGTCCCGGACCCGGACGGCGAGGAAGCCGGGCGTGACGACCGCGTTGACGACCAGCAGCAGGAGGAGCACCGCGACCGGCCAGAACAGCCGGTGCCGGGTCAGGTGCGCGAGGGCCGGGACGCTCATGACGCTCCGTTCGCGATCGTCTCGAGGAGCCGCTCGGGGGTGAGGGTCCCGTCGTTGGCGAGTTCCGCGACGAGCGCGCGGTCGCGCAGCACCTCGACCTTGTGGGACAGGCGCAGCACCTCCTCGAGCTCGGCGGAGATGAACAGCACCCCGATGCCGTCGCCGGCGAGCGACACGACGAGCCGCTGGATCTCGGTCTTGGCGCCGACGTCGATGCCGCGGGTCGGCTCGTCCAGGACCAGCAGCCGGGGGCGGGTGATGAGCCAGCGGGCGAGCAGCACCTTCTGCTGGTTGCCGCCGCTGAGATTGCGGACCGGGGTGCCGGGGGACGCCGGCCGGATCCGCAGCGTCCTGATGTACTCGCCGACCAGCTCGTCGCGGCGCCGCGACGGCAGCGGCCGGGTCCAGCCGCGCGCCGCCTGGAGCGCCAGGACGATGTTCTCCGCGACGGTCAGGTCCATGACGAGGCCGTCGCCCTTGCGGTCCTCGGGGCAGAACGCGATGCCGTGGTCGATCGCGGCGCGCGGGGTCCGCAGCGCGACGGCCTCCCCGCCGATCCGGACGCGGCCGGTGTCGGCGGGCTCCGCGCCGGACACGAGCCGCGCCAGCTCGGAGCGTCCCGACCCGAGCAGCCCCGCCAGCCCGACGACCTCCCCCTCGTGGATCTCCAGGTCGACGGGCGCGATCGCCCCGGTCCGCCCGGCGCCCTCCAGGGCGAGCAGGCGCTCGCCGCGCGCGATGGCGGGCGCGGCCTCCTCCAGCCGCTCCAGGTCCCGCAGCTCCCGGCCGGTCATGCGGGCCACCAGGTCGAAGCGGCCGAGCTCGCCGATCGGGTACTCCCCCACCAGCCTGCCGTTGCGCAGCACGGTGACCCGGTCGCAGATCTCGTAGATCTGCTCCAGGAAGTGCGAGACGAACAGGATCGCCACGCCGTCGTCGCGCAACCGCCGCATCACCCCGAACAGCCGCTCCACCTCGCCGCGGTCGAGGCTGGACGTCGGCTCGTCGAGGATCAGCACCTTGGCGTCCAGGTCGACGGCCCGCACGATCGCGACGAGCTGCTGGACGGCGAGGGACTGCGCGCCGAGCGGGGCGGTGACGTCCA
The sequence above is drawn from the Actinomadura hallensis genome and encodes:
- a CDS encoding ABC transporter permease → MSVPALAHLTRHRLFWPVAVLLLLLVVNAVVTPGFLAVRVRDGHLYGSLIDILRFGAPLIMVSLGMTMVIATGGIDLSVGSVVAISGAMACYLISEGHGVAVALALSLALCLGLGLWNGLLVTRLRIQPIIATLILMVGGRGIAQLITGGQIITIDRDSGYREIGGGHLLGLPVAVLIVLASVAAAAVLARRTALGMLLESVGGNAEASRLVGIRASGLIVLGYVFCAVCAGVAGWMISSDVSAADGNNAGLWIELDAILAVVLGGTALTGGRFSVAGTVVGALIIQTLNTTIYTAGIPPRTTLVFEAVVVTLVCLLQSPAFRAKVARRRAGGPVPPPTDPPSLDKRVEVSA
- a CDS encoding sugar ABC transporter ATP-binding protein, translating into MREPVLEVTGVSKRFPGVRALDGVSFRLFPGEIHALMGENGAGKSTLIKVLTGVHRADEGTITLDGEERQIHDPPQAQRLGISTVYQEVNLCPNLSVAENVFIGREPRRFGRIDWARVRRRSAELLARLDLDVDVTAPLGAQSLAVQQLVAIVRAVDLDAKVLILDEPTSSLDRGEVERLFGVMRRLRDDGVAILFVSHFLEQIYEICDRVTVLRNGRLVGEYPIGELGRFDLVARMTGRELRDLERLEEAAPAIARGERLLALEGAGRTGAIAPVDLEIHEGEVVGLAGLLGSGRSELARLVSGAEPADTGRVRIGGEAVALRTPRAAIDHGIAFCPEDRKGDGLVMDLTVAENIVLALQAARGWTRPLPSRRRDELVGEYIRTLRIRPASPGTPVRNLSGGNQQKVLLARWLITRPRLLVLDEPTRGIDVGAKTEIQRLVVSLAGDGIGVLFISAELEEVLRLSHKVEVLRDRALVAELANDGTLTPERLLETIANGAS